Proteins found in one Methylobacterium sp. CB376 genomic segment:
- a CDS encoding LysR family transcriptional regulator gives MALPDFEAWAIFARVAQAGSFSRAAAELALSTATVSKAVSRLEARLGASLFHRTSRRLALTETGRAALEGAARIVAAGEAVEADVQTGAREPRGLVRLAAPMSFGLAHLAPRLPDFLADFPQVSVDLHLSDAQVDLVGGGFDLGLRIAALSDSSLRVRRLCGVRRSLVAAPAYLARAGRPGHPRDLARHACLGYAYLPNPERWHFTGPGGEVAVAPAGRLRANNADALTPALLAGFGLAVQPDFLIFDDLASGRLERVLPEWSPPPIALNLVMPPGALRPARVVALIAFLERQFAAAPWAS, from the coding sequence ATGGCACTCCCGGATTTCGAGGCCTGGGCGATCTTCGCCCGGGTCGCCCAGGCGGGCTCCTTCTCGCGGGCCGCGGCGGAGCTCGCGCTCTCCACCGCCACGGTCTCGAAGGCGGTGAGCCGGCTGGAGGCCCGGCTCGGGGCGAGCCTGTTCCACCGCACCTCCCGGCGGCTCGCGCTCACCGAGACCGGCCGGGCGGCCCTGGAGGGCGCGGCCCGGATCGTCGCCGCCGGGGAGGCGGTGGAGGCGGATGTGCAGACCGGCGCGCGGGAGCCGCGCGGGCTCGTCCGGCTGGCGGCCCCGATGTCCTTCGGGCTGGCGCATCTGGCGCCACGCCTGCCGGACTTCCTGGCGGACTTCCCGCAGGTGTCGGTCGATCTCCACCTCAGCGACGCGCAGGTCGACCTGGTCGGCGGCGGCTTCGATCTCGGCCTGCGCATCGCGGCCCTGTCGGATTCCTCGCTGCGGGTGCGCCGCCTGTGCGGCGTGCGCCGCTCGCTGGTGGCGGCGCCCGCCTACCTCGCCCGGGCGGGCCGGCCCGGACACCCGCGCGACCTCGCCCGCCACGCCTGCCTCGGCTACGCCTACCTGCCCAATCCCGAGCGCTGGCACTTCACCGGCCCGGGGGGCGAGGTCGCGGTCGCGCCCGCGGGGCGGCTGCGGGCCAACAACGCCGACGCGCTGACCCCCGCCCTGCTGGCGGGGTTCGGCCTCGCGGTGCAGCCCGACTTCCTGATCTTCGACGACCTCGCCTCGGGCCGCCTGGAGCGGGTGCTGCCGGAATGGTCCCCTCCCCCGATCGCCCTCAACCTCGTGATGCCGCCGGGCGCCCTGCGGCCGGCGCGGGTCGTGGCGCTGATCGCCTTCCTCGAGCGTCAGTTCGCGGCCGCGCCCTGGGCGAGTTGA
- a CDS encoding MerR family transcriptional regulator, with protein MTIGDLAEEFGVTLRALRFYEAKGLLHPQRRGTTRLYTEEDRSRLATILRGKELGFTLREIAAMVDGEEIGEGGTTPTLALTPAQVEEQIAHLENQKAEIERALEALRSYGKAKASA; from the coding sequence CTGACGATCGGTGATCTGGCGGAAGAGTTCGGCGTGACGCTCCGGGCCCTGCGGTTCTACGAGGCGAAGGGCCTTCTGCACCCGCAGCGGCGCGGCACCACGCGGCTCTACACCGAGGAGGACCGCAGCCGCCTCGCCACGATCCTGCGGGGGAAGGAACTCGGGTTCACGCTTCGCGAGATCGCCGCCATGGTGGACGGCGAGGAGATCGGCGAGGGCGGCACCACGCCCACCCTGGCCCTGACCCCGGCGCAGGTCGAGGAGCAGATCGCCCATCTGGAGAACCAGAAGGCGGAGATCGAGCGCGCCCTCGAGGCCCTGCGCAGCTACGGCAAGGCCAAGGCGAGCGCCTGA
- a CDS encoding DUF3429 domain-containing protein, translating to MDRDAPAPAGALVLGAAGLIPFLGLALLLLLGRGEVAGLAVRPALAAYAAVIASFLGGIRWGAASRGGRQADYVVAVAPSLLAWAALAAPAPWDLRLLGALVLIWGAIDQDMPRRGLVPRWLGRLRLALSGVAGFALLAAGYLAG from the coding sequence ATGGACCGCGACGCACCCGCCCCGGCCGGGGCCCTCGTCCTCGGCGCAGCCGGGCTGATCCCGTTCCTCGGCCTCGCCCTGCTGCTGCTCCTCGGCCGGGGCGAGGTGGCCGGGCTCGCCGTGCGGCCGGCCCTCGCCGCCTACGCGGCCGTGATCGCCTCCTTCCTGGGCGGGATCCGCTGGGGCGCCGCTTCGCGCGGGGGCCGCCAGGCGGACTACGTCGTCGCCGTGGCGCCCTCCCTCCTGGCCTGGGCGGCGCTCGCCGCCCCGGCCCCGTGGGACCTGCGCCTGCTCGGCGCCCTGGTGCTGATCTGGGGCGCGATCGACCAGGACATGCCGCGCCGCGGCCTCGTGCCCCGCTGGCTCGGGCGGCTGCGCCTCGCCCTGTCGGGCGTCGCCGGCTTCGCGCTCCTCGCCGCGGGCTATCTCGCCGGGTGA
- a CDS encoding sulfite exporter TauE/SafE family protein, with amino-acid sequence MQIYLPIAEMPVSVLMLLGLGAAVGFVSGVFGIGGGFLMTPILIVLGIPPAIAVATQTAPIVASSTTSVLAALRRGALDIRLGLVLVGGGLLGTALGVWFFAAMRRAGQLDLFITLAYVTLFSVVGGLMLRESLRDLWARRGGRAAPPRAGREHPAYMAWPLRMRFPRSRLYASVLPILGLALFVGFAGAVLGIGGGFILVPALLYLLRVPTGVVVGTSQFQILWTTFVALVLHAVQNQAVDIVLAVILIAGSVFGAQFGARLGRNLRADTFRLLLAVLVLAVDLRFVLELALHPAEPFSIAAVEGR; translated from the coding sequence GTGCAGATCTACCTCCCGATCGCCGAGATGCCCGTGAGCGTGCTGATGCTCCTCGGGCTCGGCGCGGCCGTGGGATTCGTCTCGGGAGTGTTCGGGATCGGCGGCGGCTTCCTGATGACGCCGATCCTGATCGTGCTCGGGATCCCGCCCGCCATCGCGGTCGCCACCCAGACGGCGCCCATCGTCGCCTCCTCCACCACGAGCGTGCTCGCCGCCCTGCGCCGCGGCGCCCTGGACATCCGGCTCGGCCTGGTCCTCGTCGGCGGCGGGCTCCTCGGCACGGCGCTCGGGGTCTGGTTCTTCGCGGCGATGCGCCGGGCCGGGCAACTCGACCTGTTCATCACCCTCGCCTACGTGACGCTGTTCTCGGTCGTGGGCGGGCTGATGCTGAGGGAATCCCTGCGCGACCTGTGGGCGCGCCGGGGCGGCCGCGCCGCGCCGCCGCGCGCGGGGCGCGAGCATCCCGCCTACATGGCCTGGCCCCTGCGGATGCGCTTCCCGCGCTCGCGCCTCTACGCGAGCGTGCTGCCCATCCTCGGCCTCGCCCTCTTCGTCGGGTTCGCGGGCGCGGTGCTCGGCATCGGCGGCGGCTTCATCCTGGTGCCGGCTCTGCTCTACCTGCTGCGGGTCCCGACCGGCGTCGTCGTCGGCACCTCGCAGTTCCAGATCCTGTGGACGACCTTCGTGGCACTGGTGCTGCACGCGGTGCAGAACCAAGCGGTCGACATCGTACTGGCGGTGATCCTGATCGCCGGCAGCGTGTTCGGCGCCCAGTTCGGGGCGCGGCTCGGCCGCAACCTGCGGGCGGATACGTTCCGGCTGCTCCTCGCCGTGCTGGTCCTGGCGGTGGACCTGCGCTTCGTGCTCGAACTCGCCCTGCATCCGGCCGAGCCCTTCTCGATCGCTGCGGTCGAGGGCCGCTGA
- a CDS encoding SEL1-like repeat protein, with protein MPSSLLRARHLPLRPYGDGAAPILTGPEPLMRRNAPPSLDAFDPDVRDAAREAARRAGLSVEEWLAAAMSQETARAGGKSRARDGRAPARGNGRPEARDWPTRPESRRGAAPAGQSAAGQAPAGQAPAGHAAAGHAPAGGPQPAGIRPQTQDLSGAFAAMTRRLDEIDRRLDESLDGADRTVARAVQGLETRLAHLLREQPGASHPAHLHDVLREELDRRLAESREAVDQAVLRAVDGLEGRLQAVLRASVGSSDTAALQEMLKQFEARITSLGERIAASGQRPIGRRGVPVQEELRAAVAEIRERQQQLDAGESADDVVDAMRRDLTRAADSAAAATVALSPAIAGLQAETTRLREAVTGLATSRDLGAMEQAIRTLADEVQRARQPEDLAAVVGPIDLMRVQVGRLADDVAADVHGRLAQDLERLSRKIDGALGSADAGSLANRDAIASLFRELDGIRQQLASLAAPERIQSLARSVEEVNARVAALTSGVAEQRPLVAEIRPLLEEIRSGLRAPDEAPPAITRGLADLDRKLDALREQAAAHASAKEPAATDDIIGRIEALSEKVDRVASAGSGGVIERLDEIGASLRRPAMAGGDLASIHGMLRSLADKLDRIGDGSGGEGLDGLEKQVLALAARLDTRGRDPALAGLERTMSDLLAQVAQLRDEAPIQAAAERAARHAVADTIGAGLPGTAGPAADQLSALQATLTELRAQQEASERRMQATMEGVHTALESLVSRLSQIEAERPLGAAARRREAPVREALQESTALPAAAAPSAARAPQAPAAPQAPAAAQAPAAVPPSEEMLEPGASRPRPPRPAPGTAEPVPELPPADIKANFIAAARRAAQAAAVEAAGGKAGSRAARAAARDERSPRPEIAAGPGLVGQLRATMERRRRPLLLGLAAVVLALGALQALNGSGGAPEQAAPVPTVAAAKPQPEATPGDPSTTQALGEVPAPAREPAATAARPDPAPEKAPVPKVAAAASLAPDLAGLPPSLASLRQAALEGDGAALYEIASREADGRGMVRDLTLAAKLFERLGASGYAPAQYRLGSQYEKGMGVTRDAAQARQWYGKAADQGHVRAMHNLAVLLAESGAPGGKPDYGAAATWFRRAAEHGVRDSQYNLAVLLARGLGVPQDLPQSYGWFAAAAAQGDEDAGRKRDEVAAKLPAKDLAGAKAAAEAWKPKPADPAVNDPPASQGEPAAQAAGPVSLIGAPPPSLGAPRRSEAKPAGKFTGTGV; from the coding sequence ATGCCTTCATCGTTGCTTCGGGCGAGGCACCTGCCCCTCCGCCCATACGGCGACGGCGCCGCGCCGATCCTCACAGGTCCCGAGCCGCTCATGAGACGGAACGCTCCCCCCAGCCTCGACGCCTTCGACCCCGATGTCCGGGACGCCGCGCGGGAAGCGGCCCGCCGTGCCGGCCTCTCGGTCGAGGAGTGGCTCGCCGCGGCGATGTCTCAGGAAACCGCCCGCGCGGGCGGGAAATCGCGAGCCCGGGACGGCCGCGCACCCGCCCGCGGCAACGGGCGCCCCGAGGCCAGGGACTGGCCGACCCGCCCCGAATCGCGGCGCGGCGCGGCCCCCGCGGGCCAATCCGCCGCGGGCCAAGCGCCCGCAGGCCAAGCGCCCGCAGGCCATGCCGCCGCAGGCCATGCCCCGGCAGGGGGGCCGCAGCCCGCCGGCATCCGCCCACAGACTCAGGACTTGAGCGGCGCCTTCGCGGCGATGACCCGCCGCCTGGACGAGATCGACCGCCGCCTCGACGAGAGCCTCGACGGTGCGGACCGGACCGTGGCCCGCGCCGTCCAGGGACTCGAGACCCGGCTGGCCCATCTCCTGCGCGAGCAGCCCGGGGCGTCGCATCCGGCGCACCTGCACGACGTCCTGCGCGAGGAGCTCGACCGGCGGCTCGCCGAGAGCCGCGAGGCCGTCGACCAAGCGGTGCTCCGCGCCGTCGACGGTCTCGAAGGGCGCCTTCAGGCGGTGCTGCGGGCGAGCGTCGGCAGTTCCGACACCGCCGCCCTCCAGGAGATGCTGAAGCAGTTCGAGGCGCGCATCACCTCTCTGGGCGAGCGCATCGCGGCGAGCGGCCAGAGGCCGATCGGCCGCCGCGGCGTGCCGGTGCAGGAGGAGCTGCGGGCCGCCGTCGCGGAGATCCGCGAGCGCCAGCAGCAACTCGACGCCGGCGAGTCAGCCGACGACGTGGTCGACGCGATGCGCCGCGATCTCACCCGCGCGGCGGATTCCGCCGCGGCGGCCACCGTCGCGCTCTCCCCGGCCATCGCCGGGCTCCAGGCCGAGACGACGCGCCTGCGCGAGGCGGTGACCGGCCTCGCCACGAGCCGCGACCTCGGCGCGATGGAGCAGGCGATCCGCACCCTCGCCGACGAGGTGCAGCGGGCCCGCCAGCCCGAGGACCTCGCGGCCGTGGTCGGCCCGATCGACCTCATGCGGGTCCAGGTCGGCCGGCTCGCCGACGACGTGGCCGCCGATGTCCACGGCCGCCTCGCGCAGGATCTCGAGCGCCTCTCGCGCAAGATCGACGGCGCCCTCGGCTCCGCCGATGCGGGCAGCCTCGCCAACCGGGACGCGATCGCCAGCCTCTTCCGCGAACTCGACGGGATCCGCCAGCAACTCGCGAGCCTGGCCGCGCCCGAGCGCATCCAGAGCCTCGCGCGCTCCGTCGAGGAGGTGAATGCCCGGGTCGCCGCGCTCACGAGCGGCGTCGCCGAGCAGCGCCCGCTGGTGGCCGAGATCAGGCCGCTCCTGGAGGAGATCCGCAGCGGCCTGCGGGCGCCGGACGAGGCCCCGCCCGCCATCACCCGCGGCCTCGCGGATCTCGACCGCAAGCTCGACGCCCTGCGCGAGCAGGCCGCCGCGCACGCCTCCGCCAAGGAGCCGGCCGCCACGGACGACATCATCGGGCGCATCGAGGCCCTGTCCGAGAAGGTGGACAGGGTCGCGAGCGCCGGCTCCGGCGGCGTGATCGAGCGGCTCGACGAGATCGGCGCCTCCCTGCGCCGGCCCGCCATGGCCGGGGGCGACCTCGCCTCGATCCACGGCATGCTGCGCAGCCTCGCCGACAAGCTCGACCGGATCGGCGACGGCTCCGGCGGCGAGGGGCTCGACGGCCTGGAGAAGCAGGTGCTGGCGCTCGCGGCGCGCCTCGACACGCGCGGCCGCGATCCGGCCCTGGCCGGGCTGGAGCGCACCATGAGCGACCTGCTCGCCCAGGTGGCCCAGCTGCGCGACGAGGCGCCGATCCAGGCCGCCGCCGAGCGGGCCGCCCGCCACGCGGTCGCCGACACGATCGGCGCGGGCCTGCCCGGGACGGCGGGACCGGCGGCGGACCAGCTCAGCGCCCTTCAGGCCACCCTGACGGAGCTGCGCGCGCAGCAGGAGGCCTCCGAGCGCCGCATGCAGGCGACCATGGAGGGCGTCCACACGGCCCTGGAGAGCTTGGTCTCGCGCCTGTCGCAGATCGAGGCGGAGCGCCCGCTCGGGGCGGCGGCCCGGCGCCGGGAGGCGCCGGTGCGCGAGGCGCTGCAGGAGAGCACCGCGCTCCCGGCCGCCGCGGCGCCGTCCGCCGCGCGGGCCCCCCAGGCGCCCGCGGCCCCCCAGGCGCCCGCGGCCGCCCAGGCGCCGGCCGCCGTGCCGCCGAGCGAGGAGATGCTGGAGCCCGGGGCCAGCCGGCCGCGTCCGCCGCGCCCGGCCCCCGGAACGGCCGAGCCGGTCCCGGAGCTTCCGCCCGCGGACATCAAGGCGAACTTCATCGCGGCGGCCCGCCGCGCCGCGCAGGCCGCCGCCGTCGAGGCCGCGGGCGGCAAGGCCGGTTCCCGCGCGGCGCGGGCGGCCGCCCGGGACGAGCGGAGCCCCCGTCCGGAGATCGCTGCCGGGCCGGGGCTGGTGGGCCAGCTGCGCGCGACCATGGAGCGCCGTCGCCGGCCGCTGCTCCTCGGCCTCGCCGCCGTGGTTCTGGCCCTCGGCGCCCTGCAGGCGCTGAACGGCTCCGGCGGCGCGCCCGAGCAGGCCGCCCCCGTCCCCACCGTCGCCGCCGCCAAGCCGCAGCCCGAGGCGACGCCCGGCGATCCGTCCACCACCCAGGCGCTCGGCGAGGTGCCGGCCCCGGCGCGCGAGCCCGCGGCGACGGCCGCCCGTCCCGACCCGGCGCCCGAGAAGGCGCCGGTTCCTAAGGTGGCGGCCGCCGCCTCCCTGGCCCCGGACCTCGCCGGCCTGCCCCCCTCGCTCGCCAGCCTGCGCCAGGCGGCCCTGGAGGGGGACGGCGCCGCCCTCTACGAGATCGCGAGCCGCGAGGCCGACGGCCGCGGCATGGTGAGGGATCTCACCCTGGCGGCCAAGCTGTTCGAGCGCCTCGGCGCGAGCGGCTACGCGCCGGCCCAGTACCGGCTCGGCAGCCAGTACGAGAAGGGCATGGGCGTCACCCGCGACGCCGCCCAGGCCCGGCAATGGTACGGGAAAGCCGCCGACCAGGGGCATGTCCGGGCCATGCACAATCTCGCGGTGCTGCTCGCGGAATCGGGCGCCCCCGGCGGCAAGCCCGATTACGGCGCGGCCGCGACCTGGTTCCGCCGCGCGGCGGAGCACGGCGTGCGCGACAGCCAGTACAACCTGGCGGTGCTGCTCGCCCGCGGCCTCGGCGTGCCTCAGGACCTCCCGCAATCCTACGGCTGGTTCGCGGCGGCGGCGGCCCAGGGCGACGAGGATGCCGGGCGCAAGCGCGACGAGGTCGCGGCCAAGCTCCCGGCCAAGGACCTCGCCGGCGCGAAGGCCGCCGCGGAGGCGTGGAAACCGAAGCCCGCGGACCCGGCCGTGAACGACCCGCCCGCGTCGCAGGGCGAACCGGCCGCCCAGGCCGCCGGCCCGGTCTCCCTGATCGGCGCGCCGCCCCCCAGCCTGGGCGCGCCGCGCCGCTCCGAGGCGAAGCCGGCCGGGAAGTTCACCGGGACCGGAGTGTAG
- a CDS encoding c-type cytochrome, which yields MTLRTLFVLLVLVALPARAEAPLRGHGGPVRALAVSPDGRVAISGSFDQSAILWAIDEGAALAVLRFHDGAVNAAAALPDGRMATGGEDGRVALWRLGSAEPVAVFADHAGPIAGLAVSPDGARLASASWDGTARIRPLPGADGPAPDRPGRVASEHRGNVNGVAFLPDGRLVTVGYDAALRVVPEDGPALTVTLPTPLNAVATAPDGEIAAAGADGTVRLLGPDGRERAAVAIPPRPVIALAVSPDGGRIAAATVGGAVAIIDRRAAKVLFTLVGPGLPVWSLAFRSDQELLTGGSDRLVRRWDLRTGEPIGPLAMAAPADGLAAFRGERGAEVFRACAACHTLGPDGGNRAGPTLHGIFGRRIATAPGYGYSEALRRLDLVWSPETVARLFEVGPSRYTPGTKMPEQTIGDPRDREALVRFLERATR from the coding sequence ATGACCCTGCGAACACTTTTTGTCCTTCTGGTCCTCGTCGCCCTGCCGGCCCGGGCGGAGGCGCCCCTGCGCGGCCATGGCGGCCCGGTGCGGGCGCTCGCGGTATCGCCGGACGGGCGCGTCGCGATCTCGGGGAGCTTCGATCAATCCGCGATCCTCTGGGCCATCGACGAGGGCGCCGCGCTGGCGGTACTGCGCTTCCACGACGGTGCCGTGAACGCGGCCGCGGCGCTGCCCGACGGGCGGATGGCGACCGGGGGCGAGGATGGCCGCGTCGCGCTCTGGCGGCTCGGCAGCGCCGAGCCCGTCGCGGTGTTCGCGGACCATGCGGGGCCGATCGCCGGGCTCGCCGTCTCGCCGGACGGGGCGCGGCTCGCCTCCGCCTCCTGGGACGGGACGGCGCGGATCCGCCCGCTGCCGGGCGCGGACGGGCCGGCCCCTGACCGGCCCGGGCGGGTGGCGAGCGAGCATCGCGGCAACGTGAACGGGGTCGCCTTCCTGCCCGACGGCCGCCTCGTCACGGTGGGGTACGACGCGGCGCTGCGCGTCGTCCCGGAAGACGGGCCCGCCCTGACCGTCACGCTGCCGACGCCGCTCAACGCGGTGGCGACCGCGCCGGACGGCGAGATCGCCGCGGCGGGCGCCGACGGCACCGTGCGCCTCCTCGGCCCGGACGGGCGCGAGCGCGCCGCGGTGGCGATCCCGCCCCGCCCGGTCATCGCGCTCGCGGTCTCGCCCGATGGCGGCCGGATCGCCGCCGCGACGGTCGGGGGCGCGGTGGCGATCATCGATCGGCGCGCCGCCAAGGTCCTGTTCACCCTGGTCGGTCCGGGCCTGCCGGTCTGGTCCCTCGCTTTCCGCTCGGACCAGGAATTGCTCACCGGCGGGAGCGACCGGCTGGTGCGCCGCTGGGACCTGCGCACCGGCGAGCCGATCGGCCCGCTGGCGATGGCGGCCCCGGCGGACGGACTCGCCGCCTTCCGGGGCGAGCGGGGCGCGGAGGTGTTCCGCGCCTGCGCGGCCTGCCACACGCTCGGGCCGGACGGCGGCAACCGCGCCGGGCCGACGCTGCACGGGATCTTCGGCCGCCGGATCGCCACCGCCCCCGGTTACGGTTACTCGGAAGCGTTGCGCCGCCTCGACCTCGTCTGGTCCCCCGAGACGGTGGCGCGGCTCTTCGAGGTCGGGCCGTCGCGCTACACGCCAGGCACCAAGATGCCCGAGCAGACGATCGGGGATCCCCGCGACCGCGAGGCCCTGGTGCGCTTCCTCGAGAGGGCGACGCGCTGA
- a CDS encoding TIGR02186 family protein gives MAARARSRPARSRPAQLRPVLVRLGLAAGLAALAAPAAAESLVVSLSFTRLAVTSTYAGASLAVFGAIERDGQAAARQGRYDVVITVRGPRQSLTVRERQALGPLWVNRAQQKFAEVPAFLAVLASRPLAEVADAATRRRLRLGLQAIVESPDLTAAPSDDDPFREALLRLRRRARLFVENEDGARFLSPSVFRATVALPAAAPVGTYDVAVTLLSGTVPLAQESLRFDLVKTGIEASLAGIARDWSLLYGIGTGALALLSGWIASLIFRRD, from the coding sequence ATGGCGGCGCGGGCCCGATCGCGCCCGGCCCGATCGCGCCCGGCCCAACTCCGCCCGGTCCTGGTCCGCCTGGGCCTCGCCGCGGGCCTCGCCGCGCTCGCCGCCCCGGCCGCCGCCGAGAGCCTGGTCGTCAGCCTGTCCTTCACGCGCCTCGCCGTCACCTCGACCTACGCGGGCGCCTCGCTCGCGGTGTTCGGCGCGATCGAGCGGGACGGGCAGGCGGCGGCCCGGCAGGGGCGCTACGACGTGGTGATCACGGTCCGGGGCCCGCGCCAGTCGCTCACCGTGCGCGAGAGGCAGGCCCTCGGCCCGCTCTGGGTCAACCGCGCGCAGCAGAAATTCGCCGAGGTGCCCGCCTTCCTGGCCGTCCTCGCGTCGCGGCCACTGGCCGAGGTGGCGGACGCTGCCACCCGCCGCCGCCTGCGGCTCGGGCTGCAGGCCATCGTCGAATCGCCCGACCTGACCGCGGCCCCCTCGGACGACGATCCGTTCCGGGAGGCGCTGCTGCGCCTGCGCCGCCGGGCGCGGCTCTTCGTGGAGAACGAGGACGGCGCGCGCTTCCTGTCGCCCTCCGTGTTCCGCGCCACCGTGGCGCTCCCGGCCGCGGCGCCGGTCGGCACCTACGACGTCGCGGTCACGCTGCTCTCCGGGACGGTGCCCCTGGCACAGGAGAGCCTGCGCTTCGACCTCGTGAAGACCGGCATCGAGGCCAGCCTCGCCGGCATCGCCCGGGACTGGTCCCTGCTCTACGGTATCGGGACGGGCGCGCTCGCGCTGCTGTCCGGCTGGATCGCCAGCCTGATCTTCCGGAGGGACTGA